The following are from one region of the Tachysurus fulvidraco isolate hzauxx_2018 chromosome 24, HZAU_PFXX_2.0, whole genome shotgun sequence genome:
- the lfng gene encoding beta-1,3-N-acetylglucosaminyltransferase lunatic fringe, translated as MLKSSNRKTVLSVAGAAVTCVALLVVCAQHSRSAHGDAHGDAEVGMRSLQSVGELEVNGEVQSEQVAQDGQKKGFSAYFSKLTRSRREVEKPSGADAGAPSNAPAEELRPDDLFIAVKTTKKFHQPRLDLLLETWISRNVQQTYIFTDGEDEELKKKMGSHVINTNCSAAHSRQALSCKMAVEYDKFIESGKKWFCHVDDDNYVNVRTLVKLLSQYPHTQDLYVGKPSLDRPIEATERLGDNKMQPVNFWFATGGAGFCVSRGLALKMSPWASGGHFMNTAEKIRLPDDCTIGYIIESVLGVPLTRSNLFHSHLENLQQVSRSEVQKQITLSYGMFENKRNIINMKGVFPVEEDPSRFKSVHCLLYPDTPWCPPQVAY; from the exons ATGTTAAAAAGTTCCAACAGGAAAACCGTGCTCTCTGTGGCCGGAGCGGCCGTCACCTGCGTGGCGCTGCTGGTGGTGTGCGCTCAGCACAGCCGGAGCGCGCATGGTGACGCGCACGGTGACGCAGAGGTAGGGATGCGCTCCCTGCAAAGTGTGGGCGAGTTGGAGGTGAATGGAGAAGTGCAGAGCGAACAAGTAGCGCAGGACGGACAAAAGAAGGGATTTTCCGCCTATTTTTCCAAACTGACGCGGAGCAGAAGAGAGGTGGAGAAACCCTCCGGCGCGGACGCAGGAGCTCCGTCCAACGCACCCGCTGAAGAGCTGCGTCCTGACGACCTCTTCATCGCCGTGAAGACCACCAAAAAGTTCCACCAGCCCAGGCTTGATCTGCTTCTGGAAACTTGGATTTCAAGAAACGTGCAACAG ACTTACATCTTCACAGATGGCGAGGATGAGGAGTTGAAAAAGAAAATGG GAAGCCACGTCATCAACACCAACTGTTCTGCCGCTCACAGCCGCCAGGCTCTGTCTTGCAAGATGGCCGTGGAATACGACAAGTTTATCGAGTCTGGCAAAAA GTGGTTCTGTCACGTGGATGATGACAACTATGTGAATGTCAGGACTCTTGTCAAGCTACTCTCTCAATACCCTCACACTCAGGACCTGTACGTCGGCAAACCCAGCCTGGACAGGCCCATTGAGGCTACAGAGAGGCTCGGGGACAACAAGATG CAACCTGTTAATTTCTGGTTTGCCACCGGAGGAGCTGGGTTCTGCGTCAGCCGTGGTCTGGCTCTGAAAATGAGCCCATGGGCAAG CGGAGGTCATTTCATGAACACAGCCGAGAAGATCCGTCTCCCTGACGACTGCACCATCGGTTACATCATCGAGTCGGTTCTCGGGGTTCCGCTGACACGCAGCAACCTGTTTCACTCGCATCTAGAGAACCTGCAACAGGTTTCCCGATCTGAAGTCCAAAAACAG ATTACACTTAGTTACGGTATGTTTGAGAACAAGAGAAACATCATCAACATGAAAGGAGTTTTCCCGGTTGAGGAGGACCCATCCAG GTTTAAATCTGTGCACTGCCTGCTCTATCCGGATACTCCGTGGTGTCCTCCGCAGGTTGCCTATTAA